The Passer domesticus isolate bPasDom1 chromosome 31, bPasDom1.hap1, whole genome shotgun sequence genome has a window encoding:
- the BCDIN3D gene encoding RNA 5'-monophosphate methyltransferase: MAAPISRDSRSSEPGAAPYGNFPNYSRFHPPEGRISLLPQGLLSSLFPAATRPLLGLDVGCNSGELSVALYQHLLGLQGSTSSPEPPGAGKELKLLCCDIDPELIRRAQQSSPFPASISFASLDIMDPGAREPFLSSYLERFGRSSFDIGFCMSVTMWIHLNHGDRGLLEFLALLASLCTFLLVEPQPWRCYRAAARRLRRLGRDDFEHFRSLRINGDMAQSITRILTQECAMELVCSFGSTSWDRSLLLFKSSAARAEGSG, from the exons atggcggcgcccatCAGCCGCGACAGCCGCAGCTCCGAGCCCGGCGCGGCTCCCTACGGCAACTTCCCGAATTATTCCCGGTTCCACCCGCCCGAGGGGCGCATCAGCCTCCTGCCCCAAGGgctcctgagcagcctgttccccgCGGCCACCCGCCCGCTGCTCGGGCTCGATGTGGGCTGCAACTCCGGG gagctcagcGTGGCTCTGTACCAGCACCTGCTGGGGCTCCAGGGCAGCACTTCCAGCCCGGAGCCGCCAGGGGCCGGGAAGGAGctgaagctgctgtgctgtgacatCGATCCCGAGCTGATCCGGagggcccagcagagcagcccttTCCCTGCCTCCATCTCCTTCGCCAGCCTGGACATCATGGACCCGGGGGCCAGGGAGCCCTTCCTGAGCTCCTACCTGGAGCGCTTCGGCCGCTCCTCCTTCGACATCGGCTTCTGCATGTCCGTGACCATGTGGATCCACCTGAACCACGGCGACAGGGGCCTGCTGGagttcctggccctgctggcctcGCTGTGCACCTTCCTGCTGgtggagccccagccctggaggtgctACCGGGCGGCCGCGCGCCGGCTCCGCAGGCTGGGCCGGGATGACTTCGAGCACTTCCGCTCGCTGCGGATCAACGGGGACATGGCCCAGAGCATCACCCGCATCCTGACCCAGGAGTGTGCCATGGAGCTGGTCTGCTCCTTCGGGAGCACCTCCTGGGACAGGAGCCTGCTGCTCTTCAAATCCagcgctgcccgtgccgagGGCTCTGGCTGA